A single genomic interval of Ruminococcus sp. NK3A76 harbors:
- a CDS encoding ROK family protein: protein MEQHGISKLDLKRRNRMQVLKILKQRGPTSRIDIAGTLELTRAAVTIITNEMIEQGIIAEIGEYKHTTEKAPRGRKKILIDINHHYKFALGVTIEEDVVSVGLSTLSGAVLDKRNLPIDSKTPKETIFEYIKTSVQEVLADNCLKTENILGIGFGIFPTMYSRLGIDVINGEPDYAKAEEYVHGYTTLPLVFDNSVKGTSMANIDFQKSKDPDRHNIAFLQYGSNLNFVVTNLNDPIISYDNRTDFVDKMIIDPQSEEVCKCGRRGCAENEITPHAIIFKARKVFSKENTPILYDICEGDPAKVTLSNIMSAKAKGDKGVLAIYESVNELTAVLLNNLFFSTNPQKLVLHKFNISEEEFAHLIATVKRMAGDSVASKIELSIIEDKHRFLSGCALAIRELFFNRGGFDA from the coding sequence ATGGAGCAGCACGGAATCAGTAAACTTGATCTCAAGCGCAGAAACAGAATGCAGGTCCTGAAGATCTTAAAGCAAAGAGGCCCTACATCAAGAATAGATATAGCAGGCACTCTGGAGCTTACAAGGGCAGCAGTAACTATCATCACCAATGAGATGATAGAGCAGGGCATCATCGCCGAGATAGGCGAATACAAGCACACAACGGAAAAAGCGCCCCGTGGCAGAAAGAAGATACTTATAGACATCAATCATCACTATAAGTTCGCTCTTGGCGTAACTATCGAGGAGGACGTTGTAAGCGTCGGCCTTTCGACTCTTTCGGGCGCTGTGCTCGACAAGAGAAATCTTCCTATCGACTCAAAGACTCCGAAGGAAACGATATTTGAATACATCAAGACTTCCGTTCAGGAGGTCCTGGCAGACAACTGCCTTAAGACTGAGAATATCTTAGGCATAGGCTTTGGCATATTCCCGACTATGTATTCAAGGCTCGGCATCGACGTGATAAACGGTGAGCCTGACTATGCAAAGGCTGAGGAGTACGTTCACGGCTATACTACCCTGCCGCTCGTTTTCGATAACTCGGTAAAGGGCACATCAATGGCCAACATCGACTTCCAGAAGTCCAAAGATCCTGACAGGCACAATATCGCTTTCTTGCAGTACGGCTCGAACCTCAACTTCGTAGTCACAAACCTCAATGACCCTATCATATCCTACGATAACAGAACTGACTTCGTAGACAAGATGATCATTGACCCGCAGTCTGAAGAAGTATGCAAGTGCGGCAGACGTGGCTGTGCAGAGAATGAGATAACTCCTCACGCTATCATCTTCAAGGCAAGAAAGGTTTTCTCAAAGGAGAACACACCTATACTCTACGATATCTGCGAGGGCGATCCTGCCAAGGTAACTCTCAGCAACATAATGAGCGCAAAGGCAAAGGGCGACAAGGGCGTTTTAGCTATCTATGAATCGGTCAATGAGCTTACTGCCGTTCTGCTCAACAACCTCTTCTTCTCGACCAACCCCCAGAAGCTCGTGCTTCACAAGTTCAACATCTCTGAGGAAGAGTTTGCACACCTTATCGCAACTGTAAAGAGAATGGCAGGCGACAGCGTTGCATCTAAGATAGAGCTTTCGATAATCGAGGACAAGCACCGCTTCCTTTCGGGCTGCGCCCTTGCAATAAGAGAGCTGTTCTTCAACCGTGGCGGCTTTGATGCCTGA
- a CDS encoding PC4/YdbC family ssDNA-binding protein: protein MAELKYEITKELGILSENAKGWTKEINMVSWNDREPKFDIREWSPDHARMGKGVTLTEEEVEKLKAILNGEEIEDDIDESNFV, encoded by the coding sequence ATGGCAGAATTAAAGTATGAGATCACAAAAGAGCTCGGTATCCTCTCTGAGAATGCAAAGGGCTGGACAAAGGAGATAAACATGGTCAGCTGGAACGACCGTGAGCCCAAGTTCGACATCAGAGAATGGAGCCCCGACCACGCAAGAATGGGCAAGGGCGTGACACTTACCGAGGAGGAAGTTGAAAAGCTCAAGGCTATACTTAACGGCGAGGAGATAGAAGACGACATCGACGAGAGCAATTTTGTTTGA
- a CDS encoding oligosaccharide flippase family protein — MSENKKTGSYKKLVSNTIIFALGSFSSKVLVLFLVPIYTNFLTTEQLGQTDLIIQIANWLIPIFSLTVYEAMIRFGLDKAVDNKKVFTIGNLIVFSGLAALCVIMPIVKLTGIMDKYVGEYTILLCIYVCTASLRWVYSSFVRSLEMVRLFAFDGLLATFMTLVWTSVLIIGFRMDVKGYILAIILSDLCSFLFLTFAAKLWRYIDFGHIDRELLNAILRYSIPMIPAQVLWLLTNTCDSFMSASYLGKGSTGILSAAYKIPNIVSSIYLMFGQAWNMSAITENDSEDRSEFYQNVFDANQTLMYCLAGGCLVFVQLITRLWIGADFQDARLYSPILIYSMIYICFTTFLGSVYVATKKTKKTMYTSILAGVINIGINILFLKRFGLYATAVSTVCGYGAVFIVRAIDAKKLVGFKFNKFIFFGSNIILVLMVTANYLPRTGYRYMALFGLYGILLLINYKAIKGMLSKIAGSVLGRLRRKPDSIGQ; from the coding sequence ATGTCAGAGAACAAGAAAACAGGCAGCTATAAAAAGCTCGTCTCGAATACCATAATATTTGCGCTCGGCTCGTTCAGCTCTAAGGTGCTGGTGCTGTTTTTAGTGCCTATCTACACCAACTTTCTGACCACCGAGCAGCTCGGTCAGACTGACCTTATAATCCAGATAGCCAACTGGCTGATACCTATATTCTCGCTCACCGTGTACGAAGCCATGATACGCTTCGGCCTTGACAAGGCGGTGGACAACAAGAAGGTCTTCACTATAGGCAACCTGATAGTATTCTCAGGGCTTGCCGCTCTGTGCGTGATAATGCCGATAGTGAAGCTCACAGGAATTATGGACAAGTATGTCGGGGAATACACGATACTGCTGTGCATATATGTATGTACGGCGTCGCTGAGGTGGGTCTACTCCTCATTCGTGCGTTCACTCGAAATGGTAAGGCTCTTTGCGTTTGACGGCCTGCTGGCCACCTTTATGACGCTTGTATGGACGTCGGTGCTGATAATCGGCTTCAGAATGGATGTCAAGGGCTATATCCTCGCAATTATCCTTTCAGACCTGTGCTCATTCTTATTCCTCACCTTTGCAGCAAAGCTGTGGCGGTATATCGACTTTGGGCACATCGACAGAGAGCTTCTGAATGCTATACTGCGTTACTCGATACCGATGATACCTGCACAGGTTCTGTGGCTGCTCACAAACACCTGCGACAGCTTCATGTCGGCAAGCTATCTCGGCAAGGGCTCGACGGGTATACTTTCAGCAGCGTACAAGATACCTAATATAGTATCATCTATATACCTCATGTTCGGCCAGGCTTGGAATATGTCAGCCATAACCGAGAATGATTCGGAAGACAGGTCGGAATTCTACCAGAACGTCTTTGATGCGAACCAGACGCTTATGTACTGCCTTGCAGGCGGCTGTTTAGTGTTCGTGCAGCTGATAACAAGGCTGTGGATAGGTGCTGACTTCCAGGACGCAAGGCTCTACTCGCCTATCCTTATCTACTCTATGATATATATATGCTTCACGACATTCCTCGGCAGCGTATATGTGGCTACAAAGAAGACCAAAAAGACGATGTACACAAGCATTCTTGCAGGTGTTATAAACATCGGCATAAACATTCTCTTCCTTAAGCGCTTCGGGCTCTACGCCACGGCAGTGTCTACCGTATGCGGCTACGGTGCGGTGTTCATAGTCAGGGCGATAGATGCAAAGAAGCTCGTAGGCTTTAAGTTCAACAAGTTCATCTTCTTCGGCAGCAATATAATACTTGTGCTCATGGTAACAGCAAACTATCTGCCACGCACAGGCTACAGATATATGGCACTGTTCGGGCTTTACGGCATACTGCTGCTGATAAACTACAAAGCGATAAAGGGTATGCTCTCAAAGATAGCAGGCTCAGTGCTCGGCAGGCTGAGAAGAAAGCCTGACAGCATCGGTCAGTGA
- a CDS encoding GNAT family protein has product MKIRPYIYGVDHISVASFGTDERTHALWSANIFRYPLTQEGFEGKLRELEANTGDMPFIAENGKGEAVGFFSIELYNEGRDAMLKFVIVSPSHRGEGTGLQLVKAAAEYAFNNTTAGAVTLNVFSVNEKARRCYAAAGFEEVSVEPSAFAYNGEMWGRCSMRLEADKWSR; this is encoded by the coding sequence ATGAAGATAAGACCATATATATACGGCGTGGATCATATCAGCGTGGCATCGTTCGGCACAGACGAGCGCACACACGCTTTGTGGAGCGCCAATATATTCAGATATCCGCTTACGCAGGAGGGCTTTGAGGGCAAGCTGAGAGAGCTTGAAGCAAATACAGGCGATATGCCCTTTATCGCAGAGAACGGGAAAGGCGAGGCTGTAGGCTTTTTTAGCATTGAACTGTATAATGAGGGCAGAGATGCCATGCTCAAATTCGTGATAGTGTCGCCTTCACACAGGGGCGAGGGCACAGGGCTGCAATTGGTAAAGGCGGCGGCGGAATACGCTTTTAACAACACGACTGCCGGTGCTGTGACGCTCAATGTCTTCTCTGTAAACGAGAAGGCAAGGCGCTGCTATGCCGCAGCAGGCTTTGAGGAAGTCTCGGTCGAGCCGAGTGCGTTTGCTTATAACGGCGAGATGTGGGGCAGGTGCAGCATGAGACTGGAGGCGGACAAATGGAGCAGGTGA
- a CDS encoding GNAT family N-acetyltransferase — protein MHRLKYEAFLPLYNVYKDDETNPVKESMDNLLPKLTAKDSDYYIIEAGSTPVGGVRAVSSREGDMSICRISPLFITPEYQNRGIAQQAMRTLMSMYEPDLWTLSTIKQEAGNCHLYEKLGFHPTGQELIINERMTIIYYELAADKPKDNAARN, from the coding sequence TTGCACAGATTAAAATATGAGGCGTTTCTTCCCTTATATAATGTATATAAGGACGATGAGACTAACCCTGTCAAAGAGAGTATGGACAACCTGCTGCCCAAGCTGACAGCAAAGGACAGCGACTACTATATAATAGAAGCAGGCAGCACCCCTGTCGGCGGTGTAAGAGCCGTGAGCAGCCGTGAGGGGGATATGAGCATCTGCCGCATAAGCCCTCTGTTTATTACCCCTGAGTATCAGAACAGGGGTATAGCACAGCAGGCGATGCGCACGCTTATGAGTATGTATGAGCCTGACCTCTGGACGCTCTCTACCATAAAGCAGGAGGCAGGCAACTGTCACCTCTACGAAAAGCTCGGCTTTCACCCGACAGGGCAGGAGCTTATCATAAATGAGAGAATGACTATTATATATTATGAGCTTGCAGCAGACAAGCCCAAAGATAATGCCGCCCGTAACTGA
- the sleB gene encoding spore cortex-lytic enzyme, with protein sequence MITKQHLKVFFRSFMISFVILGSTSAAVLANISPETTQTISQYGSRGKEVTAVQQALKERGLFHSDVTGYYGPITEAAVKRFQKQQGISQTGIAGPATLKALGISIGSLPAATEANISLLARIISAEARGEPYEGQVAVGAVVLNRIEHPSFPDTLSGVIFQKGAFTAVTDGQYDQPVSDSAYSAARDALNGWDPTGGCIYYYNPKKTSNKFIWSRPVVTVIGGHRFCM encoded by the coding sequence ATGATTACAAAACAGCATTTAAAAGTTTTTTTCAGATCATTTATGATATCTTTTGTCATTCTCGGCTCGACTTCGGCTGCCGTGCTCGCAAATATTTCCCCCGAGACCACCCAGACAATATCTCAGTACGGTTCCCGTGGCAAAGAAGTCACCGCCGTTCAGCAGGCACTCAAAGAGCGAGGGCTGTTCCATTCTGATGTCACAGGCTACTACGGGCCGATCACCGAAGCTGCCGTCAAACGCTTCCAGAAGCAGCAGGGCATATCTCAGACGGGCATAGCAGGCCCTGCAACACTAAAAGCCCTTGGTATATCAATAGGCTCTCTCCCGGCCGCTACAGAGGCTAATATCTCGCTCCTCGCAAGGATAATCTCCGCCGAGGCCAGGGGCGAGCCATACGAGGGTCAGGTCGCCGTGGGCGCAGTAGTCCTCAACAGGATAGAGCACCCCTCGTTCCCCGACACTCTCTCAGGTGTGATATTCCAGAAAGGAGCCTTCACTGCCGTGACAGACGGCCAGTACGACCAGCCGGTTTCCGACTCAGCCTACAGCGCTGCCCGTGACGCCCTCAACGGCTGGGATCCCACAGGCGGCTGTATATACTATTATAACCCTAAAAAGACATCTAATAAGTTTATATGGTCACGTCCTGTCGTCACAGTGATAGGCGGTCACAGGTTCTGTATGTAG
- a CDS encoding S24 family peptidase, with product MPKITKLTYFHKHLAAGVGDPTDIYDAGEPMYLYSTELIDRADYVFTVGGESMEPEYHNGDMVLVRKAPECGDIRPGEVGAFMIHKETFIKEYQKDGLHSYNKKYSTIKGLDEYGAVFMGKVIGLIDEGDIASDYDTERYINAYENDVPNQED from the coding sequence ATGCCTAAGATAACCAAACTTACATATTTCCACAAGCACCTTGCAGCAGGAGTTGGCGATCCTACCGATATATATGATGCAGGAGAACCTATGTATTTATATTCCACAGAGCTTATCGACAGAGCCGATTATGTATTTACTGTCGGTGGAGAAAGCATGGAACCGGAATATCACAACGGGGATATGGTACTTGTAAGAAAAGCTCCCGAATGCGGAGATATTCGACCGGGTGAAGTCGGAGCTTTTATGATACACAAAGAGACATTTATAAAGGAATATCAGAAAGACGGTCTTCATTCTTATAACAAAAAGTATTCCACCATCAAGGGTCTTGACGAATACGGTGCGGTATTTATGGGAAAGGTCATAGGCTTGATTGATGAAGGTGATATCGCTTCTGATTATGATACAGAGAGATACATAAATGCCTATGAGAATGATGTTCCCAATCAAGAGGATTAA
- a CDS encoding condensation domain-containing protein: protein MLRAHPVYATVFEIDDNEGMIERYVPEKLPVIGITDMSETEFNAEKDGLVTYFKILGSPLVRGGIYQTESAVHLFVDMHHAITDGSSLQMFFGEIVKAYNGEQLPLDTYYTYLARDERIRSSEKYTEAKKYYHDTYGSEKLCSNFSSDTGAKADKYTPVMLSAIVTQEQMTDFEKRTGISRNNFFAAVCLMTIAKVEGQENVMLNWVFHDRTDKVKQGAHGCLFRNIPIGVKIRENESTKELMDEIVTRSNESIANSCYEWSILSDRVFKNDMLLMIYETADIMSSGKLTALGAVNEQVNDHRDAPMRSVAVQILDLPQGIMVNLELASSLFSAEKAKHIKQTMEGIIQNMIDTDLTS, encoded by the coding sequence GTGCTGAGAGCGCACCCTGTCTATGCAACGGTTTTCGAGATAGATGACAATGAGGGCATGATAGAAAGATATGTCCCCGAAAAGCTCCCTGTTATCGGTATAACGGATATGTCCGAAACGGAGTTTAATGCTGAAAAGGACGGGCTTGTGACCTATTTCAAGATACTTGGGTCACCGCTTGTAAGGGGCGGCATCTATCAGACAGAATCGGCTGTGCATTTGTTTGTGGATATGCACCATGCGATAACTGATGGCTCATCATTGCAGATGTTCTTCGGCGAGATCGTGAAGGCATATAACGGCGAACAGCTCCCCCTCGACACCTATTATACCTATCTTGCACGGGACGAGCGTATCCGAAGCTCGGAAAAATATACCGAAGCAAAGAAATACTATCACGATACCTACGGCTCGGAAAAGTTGTGCAGCAATTTCAGCTCCGATACAGGCGCAAAGGCTGACAAATACACTCCCGTCATGCTCTCGGCGATCGTTACGCAGGAGCAGATGACGGACTTTGAAAAGAGGACGGGCATTTCAAGAAACAATTTCTTTGCGGCAGTATGCCTGATGACCATTGCAAAGGTCGAGGGGCAGGAGAATGTCATGCTCAACTGGGTGTTCCATGACCGCACCGATAAGGTAAAGCAGGGCGCTCACGGCTGCCTGTTCCGCAATATCCCCATAGGGGTAAAGATAAGGGAAAACGAAAGCACGAAAGAACTTATGGACGAGATCGTGACACGTTCCAATGAGAGCATAGCTAACAGCTGCTATGAGTGGAGCATACTTAGCGACAGAGTTTTCAAGAACGATATGCTGCTGATGATCTATGAGACTGCCGACATTATGAGCAGCGGAAAGCTGACCGCTCTCGGTGCAGTAAATGAACAGGTGAACGACCACAGAGATGCTCCTATGCGAAGCGTAGCGGTACAGATACTCGACCTGCCGCAGGGCATCATGGTGAATTTGGAATTAGCTTCAAGCCTGTTCTCGGCGGAGAAAGCCAAACATATCAAGCAGACAATGGAAGGCATCATACAGAATATGATTGATACAGACCTTACATCATAA
- a CDS encoding SpoIIE family protein phosphatase yields the protein MIGNKMRNVIYALGHIYCLACLTISSHDWFYSSVEVIPINVKKGLYSHETEKGWMYYALSVYQTLLIALIILHLLFKIVHKKGRKIEIIRLIIFIPAIHLTTQILHILDLFDGSILNHSAYILQCILVIVLMIRYDVTVTTPQIKEQAVEYAENGIIILDRGYHFTYANDSAKKLLPELCDDNPDNVTEYVKNNLFESGEGYMTIGEERYAVHIEEEKDRSGHRRGYLITLGNITLIAKAKERIDSELELARRIQADSLPAIFPPFPDRTEFEIYATMEPAKKVGGDFYDFFLIDNDHLGIVMADVSGKGVPAALFMMMSKNLINNYAMQGGSPAWVLEQANEAICRHNEVEMFVTVWLGVLEISTGRITAANAGHEYPVIKKANGEFELLKGKHGFVIGGMEGMKYKDHEFYLEKGGAIFLYTDGIPEATNPDNVLFGTDRLLSELNKDKNAEPKAMLQNVKGADDKFVGNAEQFDDMTMLGLLYKG from the coding sequence ATGATAGGCAATAAAATGCGCAATGTGATATACGCGCTTGGGCATATTTACTGTCTTGCCTGTCTGACTATCAGCTCGCATGATTGGTTTTATTCCTCCGTTGAGGTCATACCAATAAATGTGAAAAAAGGGCTGTACTCCCATGAAACAGAAAAAGGGTGGATGTACTATGCTCTTAGCGTATATCAAACATTGCTGATCGCGCTTATCATTCTTCACCTGCTTTTTAAGATCGTGCATAAAAAGGGTCGGAAAATAGAGATAATACGACTGATAATCTTTATCCCTGCAATACATCTGACTACGCAGATACTGCATATACTTGACCTGTTCGACGGTTCGATACTCAATCATTCGGCATACATATTACAGTGCATACTCGTCATTGTGCTTATGATACGATACGATGTGACTGTAACAACACCGCAGATCAAGGAGCAGGCAGTGGAATACGCTGAAAACGGGATCATCATTCTTGACAGAGGCTATCACTTCACTTATGCAAATGACAGTGCCAAGAAGCTGCTGCCGGAGCTTTGCGATGATAATCCTGATAATGTCACAGAGTATGTAAAGAATAACCTTTTTGAGTCCGGTGAGGGGTATATGACTATCGGAGAAGAAAGGTATGCAGTACATATCGAAGAAGAAAAGGACAGATCGGGTCACAGGAGAGGCTATCTGATAACTCTCGGCAATATTACCCTTATTGCAAAGGCAAAGGAACGCATTGATTCGGAGCTGGAGCTTGCACGCAGGATACAAGCCGATTCTCTGCCTGCGATCTTCCCACCCTTCCCCGACAGGACTGAATTTGAGATATATGCCACTATGGAGCCTGCAAAGAAGGTCGGCGGAGATTTCTATGATTTCTTCTTGATCGACAACGATCATTTAGGTATTGTCATGGCGGATGTCAGCGGCAAGGGTGTGCCTGCGGCATTGTTTATGATGATGTCTAAAAATCTGATAAATAACTACGCCATGCAGGGCGGCTCACCCGCATGGGTACTGGAGCAGGCAAACGAAGCTATTTGCCGGCATAACGAGGTCGAGATGTTCGTAACTGTGTGGTTAGGGGTGCTGGAGATTTCTACAGGAAGGATCACAGCCGCCAACGCAGGGCATGAATACCCGGTCATCAAAAAGGCAAACGGAGAGTTTGAACTGTTAAAGGGCAAGCACGGCTTTGTGATAGGAGGCATGGAGGGCATGAAGTATAAGGATCACGAGTTTTACCTTGAAAAAGGCGGAGCGATCTTCCTCTACACCGACGGTATTCCCGAAGCGACAAATCCGGACAATGTGCTTTTTGGTACAGACAGGCTTCTATCTGAACTGAACAAAGACAAAAATGCCGAACCGAAAGCTATGCTTCAAAATGTCAAAGGTGCTGACGATAAGTTTGTGGGCAATGCGGAGCAATTCGATGATATGACTATGCTCGGACTGCTCTACAAGGGCTGA